From the genome of Cryptococcus tetragattii IND107 chromosome 6, whole genome shotgun sequence, one region includes:
- a CDS encoding dihydroxy-acid dehydratase, with protein sequence MSNGACEGCTCGRAEQLQQGGDIPINRPERSFTAPADVAPYEGVEPAVPLRSKKWFNDPSDPAMSALYLERYMNFGITLDELRPKNRPIIGIAQTGSDLSPCNRGHMELAKRVRDGIIANGGTPFEFPCHPIQETGKRPTASLDRNLSYLSLVEVLFGYPIDGVVLLTGCDKTTPALLMAAATVNIPAICMNVGPMLNGYRGHKLIGSGGVMWDSRAEYAAGKISEGQFVQQVSLSAPSVGHCNTVGTATTMNCMAEALGMALPGSATIPAVYRERGACAYATGVRIVDLVREDIKPSDVLTKEAFENAIAANTALGGSTNAPIHLNAVAKHIGVDLTGDDWERVGYHLPLLVNVQPAGEWLMEEYHRAGGLPSVIAELIKHNKLPHPDALTITGKSIKENCEGDFSRDRRVILPFDKPLRENAGFLHLKGTLFDSAIMKTSVISDAFREQYLSNPDDPMAFEGPVAVFDGPEDYHHRIEHSPQIDAGTILVMRGAGPQGYPGAAEVVNMIPPGRLINQGIELPCIGDGRQSGTSGSPSILNASPEAATGGMLAYLKDGDRLRIDLLKRTANVLLSTEEIEARKKEMGPYKIPKSQTPWQEIFRETASELSEGMVIKSAVKYQRLAQTAGVPRQNH encoded by the exons GGCCGCGCTGAACAACTTCAGCAAGGGGGCGATATCCCTATCAACCGTCCTGAACGATCTTTCACTGCTCCTGCGGATGTCGCACCTTATGAAGGTGTTGAGCCTGCGGTCCCGCTTCGTTCCAAGAAATGGTTTAATGATCCCTCAGATCCAG CAATGTCTGCCCTTTACCTCGAACGTTACATGAACTTTGGTATCACTCTTGACGAACTTCGACCTAAGAACCGACCCATCATCGGTATCGCTCAAACTGGGTCAGACTTGTCTCCTTGTAACCGTGGGCATATGGAGCTAGCGAAGCGAGTCCGAGATGGTATTATCGCGAACGGCGGTACACCCTTCGAATTCCCTTGTCACCCCATACAAGAGACCGGGAAACGACCTACAGCAAGCTTGGATCGAAACCTGTCATATCTGTCTCTCGTTGAGGTGCTTTTCGGATATCCCATCGATGGTGTGGTGCTACTCACTGGCTGTGATAAGAC TACTCCAGCTTTGCTCATGGCTGCCGCTACCGTTAACATACCTGCTATCTGCATG AACGTTGGGCCTATGCTTAATG GTTATCGAGGGCACAAACTTATTGGATCAGGCGGTGTTATGTGGGATAGTCGTGCGGAGTATGCTGCTGGGAAGATCAGTGAAGGCCAGTTCGTGCAGCAGGTTTCACTTTCTGCCCCCAG TGTCGGCCACTGCAATACTGTC GGAACTGCGACTACTATGAACTGCATGGCAGAAGCCCTTGGTATGGCTCTTCCAGGTAGCGCCACTATCCCGGCCGTTTATCGTGAACGAGGCGCGTGCGCCTATGCTACCGGCGTGCGTATTGTTGATTTGGTACGAGAAGATATCAAGCCGTCCGATGTTCTCACCAAGGAGGCTTTCGAAAACGCTATCGCTGCCAACACTGCTCTTGGCGGTTCAACAAACGCCCCTATACATCTCAACGCTGTCGCGAAGCATATTGGAGTAGATCTTACAGGGGATGATTGGGAGAGGGTCGGATATCACTTGCCATTGCTAGTGAATGTGCAACCTGCTGGAGAATGGCTTATGGAAGAGTATCACAGAGCTGGTGGTCTCCCTT CTGTCATCGCCGAGCTCATCAAGCACAACAAGCTCCCCCACCCCGATGCTTTGACCATTACCGGCAAATCTATCAAAGAGAACTGTGAAGGAGACTTTTCCCGCGATAGACGAgtcattcttcctttcgACAAGCCTCTGAGAGAGAACGCAGgtttcctccacctcaaaGGTACCCTATTCGACAGCGCCATTATGAAGACCTCTGTCATTTCTGATGCTTTCCGTGAACAATACCTTTCCAACCCAGATGACCCCATGGCGTTCGAGGGACCTGTTGCTGTTTTTGATGGTCCTGAAGACTACCACCACCGTATCGAACATTCACCTCAGATCGATGCTGGAACTATTTTGGTCATGAGAGGTGCTGGCCCTCAAGGATACCCTGGTGCTGCTGAAGTCGTCAATATGATTCCACCCGGAAGATTGATCAACCAAGGGATTGAGCTACCCTGTATCGGTGATGGTCGCCAAAGCGGCACAAGTGGGTCCCCAAGTATCTTGAATGCCTCCCCTGAAGCCGCGACCGGTGGCATGCTAGCATATCTCAAGGATGGTGATCGTCTCAGAATCGACTTGTTAAAACGTACAGCTAACGTGCTATTATCGACTGAAGAGATCGAGgccaggaagaaggagatgggtCCCTACAAGATACCTAAGAGTCAAACGCCTTGGCAGGAGATCTTCAGAGAGACGGCGAGTGAGTTGAGTGAGGGTATGGTGATAAAGAGCGCGGTCAAGTATCAGAGACTCGCTCAGACGGCAGGTGTCCCGAGGCAGAATCACTAG